A genomic window from Winogradskyella sp. J14-2 includes:
- the dnaK gene encoding molecular chaperone DnaK: MSKIIGIDLGTTNSCVSVMEGNEPVVIPNAEGKRTTPSVIAFVEGGEIKVGDPAKRQAVTNPTKTVYSIKRFMGNKYSESKNEAERVPYKVVKGDNDTPRVDIDGRLYTPQELSAMILQKMKKTAEDYLGQDVSEAVITVPAYFNDAQRQATKEAGEIAGLKVRRIINEPTAAALAYGLDKKSTDQKIVVFDFGGGTHDVSILELGDGVFEVLSTDGDTHLGGDDVDERIIDWLAEEFIADEDMDLRTDPMALQRLKEAAEKAKIELSSSAQTEINLPYVTATASGPKHLVRTLTRSKFEQLIDDLIKRTIEPCETALKAAGLSKSDIDEVILVGGSTRIPAVQAAVEKFFGKAPSKGVNPDEVVSLGAGIQGGVLTGDVKDVLLLDVTPLSLGIETMGNVMTKLIEANTTIPTKKSQVFSTAADNQPSVEIHVLQGERPMAADNKTIGRFHLDGIPPARRGTPQIEVTFDIDANGIIKVSAEDKATGKKQDIRIEASSGLTEEEIQKMKAEAEANAEADAKAKETADKLNQADGMIFQTEKQLEEFGDKLSDDKKKPIEDALAELKTAYESKDIAVIEPALEKINEAWKVASEEMYKAQAEAQQGGAAGPDAGAQGQPTDEASDVEDVDFEEVK; encoded by the coding sequence ATGAGTAAGATTATTGGAATTGATTTAGGAACAACAAACTCTTGCGTTTCTGTAATGGAAGGTAACGAGCCAGTTGTAATCCCAAACGCTGAAGGTAAGAGAACTACACCTTCGGTTATCGCTTTCGTAGAAGGTGGTGAAATTAAAGTTGGTGATCCGGCAAAAAGACAAGCAGTAACTAACCCAACAAAAACGGTTTATTCTATTAAGCGTTTTATGGGTAACAAATATTCTGAGTCTAAAAACGAAGCAGAACGTGTACCTTATAAAGTGGTAAAAGGTGACAACGATACACCAAGAGTAGATATTGATGGTCGTTTGTACACACCTCAAGAATTATCAGCTATGATTCTTCAAAAAATGAAGAAAACTGCTGAAGATTACTTAGGACAAGATGTATCTGAAGCTGTTATTACAGTACCTGCTTACTTTAACGATGCACAAAGACAAGCAACTAAAGAAGCTGGTGAAATTGCAGGTTTAAAAGTTCGTAGAATTATTAACGAGCCTACAGCAGCAGCATTAGCTTACGGTTTAGATAAAAAATCTACAGACCAAAAAATAGTAGTATTCGATTTTGGTGGTGGTACGCACGATGTGTCTATCCTAGAGTTAGGTGATGGAGTATTTGAAGTATTATCCACAGATGGAGATACACACTTAGGTGGTGACGATGTAGATGAAAGAATCATTGATTGGTTAGCAGAAGAGTTTATTGCTGACGAAGATATGGACTTACGTACAGATCCAATGGCTTTACAACGTCTTAAAGAAGCAGCTGAAAAAGCTAAAATAGAGTTATCATCTTCTGCGCAAACAGAGATTAACTTACCTTATGTAACAGCTACCGCAAGTGGACCAAAGCACTTGGTACGTACCTTAACACGTTCTAAATTTGAACAGTTAATCGACGATTTAATTAAGCGTACTATTGAGCCTTGTGAAACTGCATTAAAAGCAGCAGGTTTATCTAAATCTGATATTGATGAAGTTATTTTAGTAGGTGGTTCTACACGTATACCAGCTGTACAAGCAGCAGTTGAAAAGTTTTTCGGAAAAGCACCAAGTAAAGGTGTCAACCCAGACGAGGTAGTATCACTAGGAGCAGGTATCCAAGGTGGTGTATTAACTGGTGATGTAAAAGACGTTCTTTTATTGGACGTCACTCCATTATCTCTTGGTATCGAAACTATGGGTAATGTAATGACTAAATTGATTGAAGCGAATACGACGATTCCTACAAAGAAATCGCAAGTATTCTCAACAGCAGCAGACAATCAGCCATCGGTAGAGATTCACGTATTACAAGGTGAACGTCCAATGGCAGCAGATAATAAAACAATTGGTCGTTTCCACTTAGATGGAATTCCACCAGCAAGACGAGGAACACCTCAGATTGAAGTAACGTTTGATATTGATGCCAATGGTATCATTAAAGTATCTGCAGAAGATAAAGCTACTGGTAAGAAACAAGATATTAGAATTGAAGCCTCTTCTGGATTAACTGAAGAAGAAATCCAAAAGATGAAAGCTGAAGCTGAAGCTAATGCAGAAGCAGATGCTAAAGCAAAAGAAACTGCTGATAAATTAAATCAGGCAGATGGCATGATTTTCCAAACTGAAAAGCAGTTAGAAGAATTTGGCGATAAATTATCTGATGATAAGAAAAAGCCAATTGAAGATGCTTTAGCGGAATTAAAAACAGCTTATGAGTCTAAAGATATCGCAGTTATAGAACCAGCTTTAGAGAAAATAAACGAAGCTTGGAAAGTAGCTAGCGAAGAAATGTACAAAGCACAAGCAGAAGCTCAGCAAGGTGGAGCAGCAGGTCCTGATGCAGGAGCGCAAGGTCAGCCAACTGATGAAGCTAGCGATGTAGAAGATGTGGATTTTGAAGAAGTTAAATAA
- a CDS encoding L-serine ammonia-lyase — MECISVFDMLKIGVGPSSSHTLGPWRAAERWIKELKEKNRFQKVEKITVDLYGSLSLTGKGHATDLAVLLGLTGADPERIAIDTIDIIISSIKNTNTLMFNNERAIAFDVSTDIKFNRKFLPFHANGMTFSALINGRNYKSTYYSIGGGFVVQEERKVSKANKIVFYCTFPYPTSYGDELLKFCHQLNLPISSVVLENEKSIREIETIDFELQRIWDTMLECMYVGCHTEGTLPGGLNVRRRAYDMHKNLIGDFTYESPQEWLKTIRKTEVKFRQILKWVSCFALAVNEVNASLGRVVTAPTNGSAGVIPAVLMYYMVIENHDADFEHVKKFLLVAGEIGSIFKKGATISAAMGGCQAEIGVSSAMAAGALCELLGGTPQQVLVAAEIAMEHHLGLTCDPIGGLVQIPCIERNSMGAIKAINAAELALETDPNNVKVPLDKVVNTMWETAKDMNTKYKETSEGGLAVGVHLSDC; from the coding sequence ATGGAATGTATTTCTGTCTTTGATATGCTAAAAATTGGTGTAGGACCGTCAAGTTCTCACACTTTAGGACCTTGGCGTGCAGCCGAACGTTGGATCAAAGAACTCAAAGAGAAAAATCGCTTTCAAAAGGTGGAAAAAATAACCGTAGATCTTTATGGTTCTTTATCTTTAACAGGTAAAGGTCATGCCACAGATCTTGCTGTTTTACTTGGTTTAACAGGTGCTGATCCAGAGCGCATTGCTATTGATACTATAGATATCATTATATCTTCAATAAAAAACACTAATACCTTAATGTTTAACAACGAAAGAGCCATTGCTTTTGATGTTAGTACAGACATAAAATTCAATCGAAAATTCCTACCATTCCATGCAAACGGCATGACATTTTCAGCATTAATCAACGGTAGAAATTATAAGTCTACCTACTACTCTATTGGTGGTGGATTTGTGGTACAGGAAGAACGTAAAGTTTCAAAAGCTAACAAAATAGTCTTTTACTGTACGTTTCCCTATCCTACATCTTATGGAGATGAATTATTAAAATTTTGTCATCAGCTTAATTTACCTATTTCTAGTGTTGTTTTAGAAAATGAAAAGTCCATAAGAGAGATAGAAACTATCGATTTTGAATTGCAACGCATTTGGGATACCATGCTAGAGTGTATGTATGTTGGTTGCCATACCGAAGGAACGCTTCCTGGTGGACTTAATGTGCGCAGACGTGCATATGATATGCATAAAAATTTGATTGGTGATTTTACTTATGAAAGTCCTCAAGAATGGCTAAAAACCATCAGAAAAACCGAAGTAAAGTTTAGACAAATCCTTAAATGGGTGAGCTGTTTTGCTTTGGCAGTTAATGAAGTTAATGCATCGCTTGGACGTGTGGTTACAGCACCAACAAATGGTAGTGCTGGTGTTATACCTGCTGTATTAATGTACTACATGGTAATTGAAAACCATGATGCCGATTTTGAGCATGTTAAAAAATTCTTACTCGTCGCTGGTGAGATTGGCAGTATCTTTAAAAAAGGAGCTACCATAAGTGCTGCAATGGGAGGTTGCCAAGCCGAAATTGGTGTATCTTCTGCGATGGCAGCTGGTGCATTATGTGAATTACTTGGCGGAACACCTCAGCAGGTTTTAGTGGCTGCTGAAATTGCTATGGAACATCACCTAGGCCTTACCTGCGACCCTATTGGAGGATTGGTACAAATACCATGTATTGAACGTAATTCTATGGGAGCTATAAAAGCTATCAATGCTGCTGAATTAGCCCTAGAAACAGACCCTAATAATGTGAAAGTACCTCTCGACAAGGTCGTAAATACCATGTGGGAAACTGCTAAGGATATGAACACCAAATACAAAGAAACCTCTGAAGGTGGACTAGCAGTAGGTGTACATTTGAGTGATTGTTAA
- a CDS encoding nuclear transport factor 2 family protein: MKKISILIALCLSINIYAQNSDSEDVKTTINQFFEAFHKQDTVALKTMTKGDIKLQSISVNKEGKTILQESDYSQFVKSIASIPKDRTFEEKLLDFNIQVDGAMANAWTPYEFWYNGHFSHCGVNSFQLIKEDDEWKIIYLVDTRRREGCK, from the coding sequence ATGAAAAAAATATCCATCCTTATTGCTTTATGTTTATCAATTAACATCTATGCACAAAACTCAGATTCTGAAGACGTAAAAACTACTATAAATCAATTTTTTGAAGCTTTTCATAAACAAGATACTGTAGCTTTAAAAACTATGACAAAAGGTGATATAAAATTGCAGTCTATTTCGGTCAATAAGGAAGGGAAAACCATTTTACAGGAAAGCGATTATAGCCAGTTTGTAAAAAGCATAGCCAGTATTCCAAAGGATAGAACCTTTGAGGAAAAGCTATTGGATTTCAACATTCAAGTGGATGGAGCAATGGCCAATGCTTGGACACCTTACGAATTTTGGTACAATGGTCATTTCAGTCATTGTGGTGTTAATTCCTTCCAACTAATAAAAGAAGATGACGAGTGGAAAATTATTTATTTGGTAGATACCAGACGGAGAGAAGGGTGTAAATAA
- the panB gene encoding 3-methyl-2-oxobutanoate hydroxymethyltransferase — MSVAKKEYKRITVKTLVDMKSKGEKISMLTAYDYTMAKIVDGAGVDVILVGDSASNVMAGHETTLPITLDQMIYHASSVVRAIDRALVVVDLPFGTYQSDPKEALRSAIRIMKESGGHAVKLEGGKEIKDSIKRILNAGIPVMGHLGLTPQSIYKFGTYTVRAKEEQEADRLREDAKMLEKAGCFAIVLEKIPAALAREVAESVSIPVIGIGAGDGVDGQVLVLHDMIGMTHEFNPRFLRRYMNLFEDMTNAIGQYVEDVKRQDFPNEKEQY; from the coding sequence ATGTCAGTAGCCAAAAAAGAATATAAAAGAATTACCGTAAAAACCCTTGTGGACATGAAGTCTAAAGGTGAAAAAATTTCAATGCTCACTGCTTACGATTATACCATGGCAAAAATTGTAGATGGTGCTGGTGTCGATGTTATTTTAGTTGGTGATTCGGCTAGTAATGTTATGGCAGGTCATGAAACTACATTACCCATAACATTAGACCAAATGATATACCATGCCTCATCTGTAGTAAGAGCTATTGACAGGGCTTTAGTTGTTGTAGATTTACCTTTTGGAACCTATCAAAGCGACCCAAAAGAAGCATTACGCTCCGCTATTAGAATTATGAAAGAATCTGGTGGACATGCCGTAAAGCTTGAAGGCGGCAAAGAAATTAAAGATTCTATAAAACGTATACTAAATGCTGGTATTCCTGTGATGGGCCATTTAGGTCTTACACCTCAATCCATATACAAATTCGGCACCTACACTGTACGAGCAAAAGAAGAACAAGAAGCAGATCGCTTAAGAGAAGATGCTAAAATGCTAGAAAAAGCAGGTTGCTTTGCCATTGTTTTAGAAAAAATTCCTGCTGCTTTGGCTAGAGAAGTTGCAGAGAGCGTAAGTATTCCGGTCATTGGTATTGGTGCTGGAGATGGTGTTGATGGACAGGTTTTAGTATTACATGATATGATTGGTATGACCCACGAATTTAATCCTAGGTTTTTGCGTCGATATATGAATCTGTTTGAAGACATGACTAATGCTATTGGGCAATATGTTGAAGATGTAAAGCGTCAGGATTTCCCCAATGAGAAAGAGCAGTATTAA
- a CDS encoding RluA family pseudouridine synthase — MSKILSNKNNLQILYEDNHIIVVNKRAGDIVQGDKTGDKPLSDVVKDFLKDKYNKPGNVYLGVVHRLDRPTTGIVLFAKTSKALPRLNKLFAEKKTNKTYWALVKNKPPKAQDRLINWLKKNPKNNKSTAFDNEIEGSKKAILNYRVIKTLDNFYLLEIDLETGRHHQIRCQLAKIGCPIKGDLKYGFPRSNKDASISLHARKLEFTHPVKKEKLSIVAPLPDDALWKACEI, encoded by the coding sequence GTGTCAAAGATTTTATCAAATAAGAACAATCTTCAAATTCTATATGAAGACAACCACATTATTGTGGTAAACAAACGCGCTGGCGATATTGTACAAGGTGATAAAACTGGCGACAAACCGCTAAGCGATGTTGTAAAAGACTTTTTAAAAGACAAATACAATAAACCTGGAAATGTTTACTTAGGTGTTGTACACCGTTTAGACAGACCAACTACTGGTATTGTGCTGTTTGCTAAAACAAGTAAAGCTTTACCTAGATTAAACAAATTATTTGCAGAAAAAAAAACTAATAAAACCTATTGGGCTTTGGTAAAAAACAAACCGCCTAAAGCACAAGACCGCCTTATTAATTGGCTAAAGAAAAATCCAAAAAACAATAAATCTACTGCTTTTGACAATGAAATTGAAGGTAGTAAAAAAGCTATTTTAAATTATCGCGTTATTAAAACACTAGATAATTTCTACTTACTTGAGATTGATTTAGAAACGGGAAGACATCACCAAATCCGCTGTCAGTTAGCAAAAATTGGTTGTCCTATTAAAGGAGATTTAAAATACGGTTTTCCGAGAAGCAACAAGGATGCTAGTATAAGTTTACATGCAAGAAAACTAGAATTTACACATCCTGTAAAGAAAGAAAAACTCAGTATTGTTGCACCTTTACCAGATGATGCGTTATGGAAAGCTTGTGAAATTTAA
- a CDS encoding sensor histidine kinase translates to MQKNIEQQRQFDEELFKTQQEIQEETLKSVGRDLHDNVGQLLAFATMQMNSVSRNMNQDLKPKVDNASSALKESLAAVRTLSKSLNSDVIQNLGFKAIVENEINRLNKSGLIEATLNIEGENHVLENKKDEIILFRIVQEFLSNTLKYAEADTLKVYLEYTTDKLKIKVKDDGIGFDVASAEQGSGMTNMKKRADLLEADFNLESEPDNGTVLTIVYPYRRV, encoded by the coding sequence TTGCAAAAAAACATTGAACAGCAAAGACAATTTGATGAAGAGCTTTTTAAAACCCAACAAGAAATACAAGAAGAAACGCTAAAGAGTGTTGGACGCGATTTGCATGACAATGTAGGTCAGTTATTAGCTTTTGCAACCATGCAAATGAATAGTGTCTCACGTAACATGAACCAAGATCTTAAGCCTAAAGTAGACAACGCTTCATCTGCTTTAAAAGAGAGTTTAGCAGCAGTGAGAACCTTATCAAAATCGTTAAACAGCGATGTTATACAAAACCTAGGTTTTAAAGCGATTGTAGAAAATGAGATAAATCGTTTGAATAAATCTGGGTTAATAGAGGCGACCCTAAATATCGAAGGCGAAAATCATGTTCTTGAGAATAAAAAGGATGAGATTATTTTGTTCAGAATAGTACAAGAGTTTCTTTCCAACACCTTAAAATATGCCGAAGCTGACACCTTAAAAGTTTATTTAGAATATACTACCGACAAACTCAAAATTAAGGTTAAAGATGATGGAATAGGATTTGATGTTGCAAGTGCTGAGCAAGGTTCTGGAATGACAAATATGAAAAAACGTGCTGACCTTTTAGAGGCAGATTTTAACTTAGAGTCAGAACCAGATAATGGTACTGTGCTTACAATTGTCTACCCTTACCGAAGAGTTTAA
- a CDS encoding biotin-dependent carboxyltransferase family protein, which translates to MLRILHAGFFSTVQDLGRVGYRDKGVPVSGAMDLYSAQFANALLGNAKDAALIEMTMLGGKFQFFDSTVVAISGAFMRPMLNDEALLQNRLIKIQPNDVLHFGGAEKGFRTYLAVKGGFKTETILGSRSMYSSVTNQSVIKKDDHIIYEPYQGVEKAFSKVKYDDTHLESNVLDVFKGVEFDMLSENQKQQLFSKDFLVSKNNNRMAYQLEPVLDNNLKPILSSPVLPGTIQLTPHGNLIVLMRDCQTTGGYPRILQLTEKAINTIAQKTLGNSIKFRQKE; encoded by the coding sequence ATGCTTAGAATTTTGCACGCAGGATTTTTTTCAACCGTACAAGATCTTGGTAGAGTTGGTTACAGAGATAAGGGTGTTCCTGTTTCTGGTGCTATGGATTTGTATTCGGCACAGTTTGCAAATGCGTTGTTAGGTAATGCCAAAGATGCTGCACTTATTGAAATGACAATGCTTGGTGGTAAATTTCAGTTTTTTGATTCAACAGTAGTTGCGATTTCAGGTGCTTTTATGAGGCCAATGCTCAATGATGAGGCTCTACTTCAGAATAGGTTAATTAAAATTCAACCGAATGATGTATTGCATTTTGGCGGTGCAGAGAAGGGTTTCAGGACGTACTTGGCTGTAAAAGGCGGTTTTAAAACCGAAACTATTTTAGGTAGTAGAAGTATGTACTCATCTGTTACAAATCAAAGTGTTATAAAAAAGGACGACCATATTATTTACGAACCTTATCAAGGTGTAGAAAAAGCATTCTCTAAAGTAAAATATGATGACACGCATTTAGAGTCTAATGTTTTAGATGTTTTTAAAGGTGTAGAGTTTGATATGCTTTCAGAAAATCAAAAACAACAATTGTTTTCAAAGGATTTTTTGGTTTCAAAGAATAACAATCGTATGGCATATCAGTTAGAGCCTGTACTAGATAATAACTTAAAACCTATATTAAGTTCGCCGGTTTTACCCGGTACAATACAGTTAACGCCTCATGGTAATTTAATTGTTTTAATGCGAGATTGCCAAACTACTGGAGGTTATCCTAGAATTTTACAATTAACAGAAAAGGCGATTAATACAATTGCCCAAAAAACTTTGGGAAACTCAATAAAATTTAGACAAAAAGAATAA
- the pxpB gene encoding 5-oxoprolinase subunit PxpB: MGYELKFLRYNAYSILIEWPAEMDENILKNILGFKKSIQNSNIELVVEVINTYNSLLIIYSSTIDNFNDEISRLKSLKIKADTIEDASSRLWRIPVCYHDDFGIDLEAFSKEKQLSKNKVIELHSSAIYTIFFIGFLPGFLYLGGLEEKLHLDRKSTPKLDIKKGSVGIGGNQTGIYPENSPGGWHIIGRTPVVFFNAKSSPPCVFNAGDRLQFFAISKTEFSDLEQDIKNNQFQLTPELYA; this comes from the coding sequence ATGGGTTACGAGTTGAAGTTTTTGCGTTATAATGCGTATTCTATTTTAATAGAATGGCCTGCTGAAATGGATGAAAATATATTGAAAAATATATTGGGTTTTAAAAAATCGATTCAAAATTCAAATATTGAATTAGTTGTTGAGGTAATCAACACATATAATTCATTATTAATAATTTATAGTTCGACTATTGATAATTTCAATGATGAAATATCACGATTAAAATCGCTAAAAATTAAAGCAGATACTATTGAAGATGCATCATCTAGATTATGGCGAATACCTGTCTGCTATCATGATGACTTTGGTATAGATTTGGAAGCCTTTTCTAAAGAAAAACAGCTTTCAAAAAATAAGGTTATTGAGCTTCATTCTTCTGCAATATACACTATTTTTTTTATTGGTTTTTTGCCTGGTTTTTTATACTTAGGAGGTCTTGAAGAGAAGCTTCATTTAGACCGAAAATCCACACCTAAGTTAGATATAAAAAAAGGGTCTGTTGGTATCGGTGGAAATCAAACTGGAATCTACCCAGAAAATAGTCCTGGTGGCTGGCATATAATTGGAAGAACTCCTGTTGTTTTTTTCAATGCAAAAAGTAGTCCTCCATGTGTTTTTAATGCAGGTGATAGACTTCAGTTTTTTGCAATTTCAAAAACGGAATTTTCAGACTTAGAACAAGATATTAAAAACAATCAATTTCAACTAACACCAGAATTGTATGCTTAG
- the pxpA gene encoding 5-oxoprolinase subunit PxpA: MSFKTVDINADVGEGLGNEALLMPYLSSCNIACGGHAGDAKTMTEVVRLAKNYKVKIGAHPSFPDKLNFGRAVMDISAADLYSSLKLQIRSLQQILHNENAQLHHIKPHGALYNLAAKDEKTARIIIEIVKSIAMPIQLYVPYNSVISKLAEQEKISVTLEAFADRNYEENLSLVSRKKEDAILHENSKILNHVLGIIHREKVTAINGVEVPIKASTFCVHGDTKNAFEILDFLIKELPKYNVKIQ, encoded by the coding sequence ATGAGTTTTAAAACTGTAGATATTAATGCCGATGTAGGCGAAGGTTTGGGTAACGAAGCATTACTGATGCCTTATTTATCATCGTGTAACATAGCTTGTGGTGGTCATGCAGGCGATGCCAAAACCATGACTGAGGTAGTTCGTTTAGCCAAAAATTATAAAGTGAAGATTGGTGCGCATCCTTCATTTCCGGATAAACTGAATTTTGGAAGAGCAGTTATGGATATCTCTGCGGCAGATTTGTACAGTAGTTTAAAATTGCAAATCCGAAGTTTGCAACAAATTCTGCATAACGAAAATGCACAATTACATCATATAAAACCACATGGTGCGCTTTATAATTTAGCAGCTAAGGACGAAAAAACTGCCAGAATAATTATCGAAATTGTAAAAAGTATAGCTATGCCAATTCAACTTTATGTACCCTATAATTCTGTAATTTCTAAGCTTGCTGAACAGGAAAAAATCAGCGTCACTTTGGAAGCTTTTGCAGACCGAAATTATGAAGAGAATTTAAGCCTTGTTTCGCGTAAAAAAGAGGATGCAATTTTGCATGAAAATTCAAAAATTTTGAACCATGTTTTAGGAATAATTCATCGCGAAAAGGTAACTGCAATTAATGGGGTGGAAGTACCGATAAAAGCATCAACATTTTGTGTGCATGGAGACACTAAAAACGCATTCGAAATTTTGGATTTTTTAATCAAAGAATTACCAAAATATAATGTAAAAATTCAATAG
- a CDS encoding Nramp family divalent metal transporter encodes MKNWFKNIGPGPLVAAAFIGPGTVTVCTLSGVNFGYALLWAMVLSVFATIVLQEMAARLGIIAQKGLSQVIREEVKSPVLRGFSVVLVLSAIVVGNAAYEAGNISGGALGLETLLGHPTVGVFNEELSVIPWILGLLAFILLYLGTYKVLEKVLVSLVILMSLAFLSTAILTKPDIISIVKNMLVPQFPDEGILTIVALIGTTVVPYNLFLHASLAKTKWSKKSDIKLARKDTVLAVVLGGIVSMSIIISAAAINIKDVSNAADLALALEPLFGVNAKYFLSVGLFAAGITSAITAPLAAAYVASGCLGWQTDLKSKRFRAVWMFILGLGVVFSSIGFKSIEIIKFAQVANGLLLPVIAGFLLWVMNKTSVLGVYKNSKFQNVLGLIILVITILLGLKVILSVFNLI; translated from the coding sequence ATGAAAAACTGGTTCAAAAATATTGGGCCAGGACCTTTGGTAGCTGCTGCATTTATTGGTCCAGGAACTGTAACCGTTTGTACTTTATCAGGTGTTAACTTTGGATATGCCTTACTTTGGGCAATGGTATTGTCGGTTTTTGCAACCATAGTTTTGCAAGAGATGGCAGCAAGATTGGGAATTATTGCCCAAAAAGGATTGTCACAAGTCATTAGAGAAGAGGTGAAAAGTCCTGTTTTAAGAGGTTTTAGTGTTGTTTTAGTATTATCTGCTATTGTTGTTGGTAATGCGGCTTACGAAGCAGGAAACATCAGTGGTGGTGCATTGGGTTTAGAAACACTTTTAGGGCATCCAACCGTTGGTGTGTTTAATGAAGAGTTGTCTGTTATTCCATGGATATTGGGTTTGCTAGCCTTTATATTATTGTACTTAGGAACTTATAAAGTGCTTGAAAAAGTTTTAGTCAGTCTCGTTATTTTAATGAGTTTGGCGTTTCTTTCAACCGCAATTCTTACCAAGCCAGATATTATTAGTATTGTGAAAAATATGCTGGTACCGCAATTTCCGGATGAAGGTATATTAACTATTGTTGCGCTTATTGGAACAACTGTAGTGCCTTACAATCTGTTTTTGCATGCGTCGTTGGCAAAAACGAAATGGAGCAAAAAATCGGATATTAAATTAGCCAGAAAAGATACTGTTCTGGCTGTAGTTTTAGGCGGTATTGTTTCCATGAGTATTATTATTTCGGCAGCAGCGATCAATATAAAAGATGTAAGTAATGCAGCAGATTTGGCTTTGGCTTTAGAGCCATTATTTGGTGTTAATGCCAAATATTTTTTGTCGGTTGGTTTATTTGCAGCTGGCATTACAAGTGCTATTACAGCGCCCTTGGCTGCAGCTTATGTAGCAAGTGGTTGTTTGGGATGGCAAACAGACTTAAAATCGAAGCGTTTTAGAGCAGTTTGGATGTTTATATTAGGTCTTGGTGTTGTATTTTCTTCGATAGGCTTTAAATCCATAGAAATTATAAAATTTGCTCAAGTTGCTAATGGTTTGCTATTGCCTGTAATTGCAGGCTTTTTATTGTGGGTTATGAATAAAACATCGGTTTTAGGCGTTTATAAAAACTCAAAATTTCAAAACGTTTTGGGTTTAATTATCTTGGTAATCACTATCTTATTAGGGCTAAAAGTAATTCTAAGTGTTTTTAATCTTATATGA
- a CDS encoding DUF2891 domain-containing protein, giving the protein MKYNIILLLLLLVNCQNSEDTTKKNTIEEKVKIVEVPTLNLEQANRLAALPVHCINTEYPNKLGQVLGGNEDLKSPQELHPAFYGCFDWHSAVHGHWSLVKLLKEFPELNNHEAIIQKLLTNISKDNIAQEVLYFKGKHNTSYERTYGWAWLLKLAEELHTWNHAEAKTLEENLQPLTDLIIERFLEFLPKLNYPIRVGEHPNTAFGLSFAYDYALATENVQLQTLIKTRAKEFYSDDQDCPLEWEPSGFDFLSPCLEEAALMKRILPKEEFLSWINDFLPELNNEDFDIDVGKVSDRTDGKLVHLDGVNFSRAWSLNYIAKDLPEFNHLQNLANKHINYSLPSIVGDSYEGGHWLGSFAIYALNSVSN; this is encoded by the coding sequence ATGAAATACAACATCATACTACTTCTTCTTCTGTTAGTCAATTGTCAGAATTCTGAAGACACAACTAAAAAAAATACAATTGAAGAAAAAGTAAAAATCGTTGAGGTTCCTACGTTAAACCTAGAGCAGGCGAATCGCTTAGCAGCATTACCAGTTCATTGCATCAATACCGAATACCCTAATAAGCTAGGACAGGTTTTAGGAGGTAATGAAGATTTAAAATCTCCACAAGAACTGCATCCTGCGTTTTATGGCTGTTTCGATTGGCATTCTGCTGTGCATGGCCATTGGAGTCTAGTAAAACTGTTGAAAGAATTTCCGGAGTTGAATAATCATGAAGCTATTATTCAAAAGCTATTAACTAACATTTCAAAAGATAATATAGCGCAAGAGGTGTTGTATTTTAAAGGAAAACACAACACATCCTACGAGCGCACATATGGTTGGGCTTGGTTGCTAAAGTTGGCTGAAGAATTGCATACTTGGAATCATGCTGAAGCTAAAACCTTAGAAGAAAATCTTCAGCCTTTAACCGATTTAATCATTGAGCGTTTTTTGGAATTTTTACCAAAATTGAATTATCCAATTAGAGTAGGTGAGCATCCTAATACTGCCTTTGGTTTGAGTTTTGCTTATGATTATGCTTTGGCTACAGAGAATGTACAATTACAAACTTTGATAAAAACCAGAGCAAAGGAATTTTATTCAGACGATCAAGATTGTCCGTTAGAATGGGAGCCGAGTGGTTTCGATTTTTTATCACCTTGTTTGGAAGAAGCAGCATTAATGAAGCGTATACTGCCAAAAGAAGAATTTTTATCATGGATTAATGATTTTCTTCCAGAATTAAACAATGAAGATTTTGATATCGACGTTGGTAAAGTATCAGACAGAACCGATGGTAAGTTGGTGCATCTCGATGGAGTAAATTTTTCAAGAGCATGGAGTCTAAACTACATTGCGAAGGATTTACCAGAGTTTAATCATCTTCAAAATTTAGCAAACAAACACATCAACTATTCTTTGCCAAGCATTGTTGGAGATAGTTATGAAGGTGGTCATTGGTTGGGTAGCTTTGCTATTTATGCACTAAACTCAGTAAGTAACTAA